One genomic window of Panicum hallii strain FIL2 chromosome 6, PHallii_v3.1, whole genome shotgun sequence includes the following:
- the LOC112896456 gene encoding flavanone 3-dioxygenase 2-like, producing MAETPLHHSTDPFTDGEHSGHDPAVPSSDISTCGPDDGIPVVDFDVLVNGAADRRAQAIRDLGRACEDWGFFMVINHGVPEELKEAAMETCRELFSLPEEEKAEYLEARPMDPIRIGTGFFSVADGVRYWRDYLKMFAHPELHCPAKPPKLRDVAAEYSAKTRGLLLVLAKAISESLGLDGGRIPEATDLESCFQILVANHYPPYTGPGGAGLGLPAHSDHGFLTLLFQNGVDGLQVERDGRWRLAKPLPGAFFVIAGDQLEIVSNGRYRGALHRAVVGGERARMSVVSMISPCLDAVVEPIPELVPDGRGLEFRGVRYRDYMEHQQSNKLDGKGALDFARVQRDIAA from the exons ATGGCGGAAACTCCTCTGCATCACTCCACGGATCCGTTCACAGACGGCGAGCACAGCGGGCACGACCCTGCCGTGCCCTCGTCGGACATCTCAACGTGCGGTCCGGACGACGGCATCCCCGTCGTCGATTTCGACGTCCTCGTCAACGGCGCGGCCGATCGACGGGCGCAGGCGATCCGGGACCTCGGCCGGGCATGCGAGGACTGGGGCTTCTTCATG GTGATCAACCATGGGGTGCCAGAGGAGCTCAAAGAGGCAGCAATGGAGACATGCAGGGAGCTGTTCAGCTTACCGGAAGAGGAGAAGGCGGAGTACTTGGAGGCCAGGCCCATGGATCCTATACGAATCGGGACGGGCTTCTTCTCTGTCGCGGACGGCGTCAGGTACTGGAGGGACTACCTGAAGATGTTCGCGCACCCTGAGCTCCATTGCCCTGCAAAGCCACCAAAATTAAG GGACGTTGCTGCAGAGTACTCGGCGAAGACGAGAGGCCTGCTGCTGGTGCTCGCCAAGGCAATCTCCGAGAGCTTGGGCCTCGACGGCGGTCGAATTCCGGAGGCCACGGACCTCGAGTCGTGCTTCCAGATTCTCGTCGCCAACCATTACCCGCCGTACACCGGtccgggcggcgcgggcctgGGGCTGCCCGCGCACTCCGACCACGGCTTCCTCACCCTGCTCTTCCAGAACGGCGTCGACGGGCTCCAGGTCGAGCGCGACGGGCGGTGGCGCCTCGCCAAGCCCCTCCCTGGCGCGTTCTTCGTCATCGCCGGCGACCAGCTGGAG AtcgtgagcaacgggagatacAGGGGCGCGCTCCACCGCGCGGTGGTCGGTGGCGAGCGCGCGAGGATGTCCGTGGTGAGCATGATCTCGCCGTGCCTGGACGCCGTGGTCGAGCCGATCCCGGAGCTGGTACCCGACGGCCGGGGCCTCGAGTTCCGGGGCGTCAGGTACCGGGACTACATGGAGCATCAGCAGAGCAACAAGCTCGACGGGAAAGGAGCGCTGGACTTCGCCAGGGTGCAGCGTGACATCGCAGCCTGA